One window from the genome of Deltaproteobacteria bacterium encodes:
- a CDS encoding OmpA family protein: protein MAPPPPPPPPPPPPPPPPPPPAPKPEPVVTPPPPPPPPAPKPVKEVIRLQVQFDTAKADIKPVYDADLARVADYLKKYPETTVTIEGNTDNVGGKKYNQKLSERRAESVRKYLVEKLGVDASKISSVGYGMDKPVADNKTPEGRQQNRRVDAVFR, encoded by the coding sequence GTGGCGCCTCCGCCTCCTCCGCCGCCTCCGCCGCCCCCGCCGCCGCCCCCGCCGCCGCCGCCGGCTCCCAAGCCGGAACCGGTGGTGACGCCGCCTCCGCCTCCTCCGCCGCCGGCCCCCAAGCCGGTCAAGGAGGTCATCCGTCTCCAGGTGCAGTTCGACACGGCAAAGGCCGACATCAAGCCGGTCTACGACGCCGATCTCGCGCGGGTCGCCGACTACCTGAAGAAGTATCCCGAGACCACGGTCACCATCGAGGGGAACACCGACAACGTCGGAGGGAAGAAGTACAACCAGAAGCTCTCCGAGCGCCGCGCCGAGAGCGTGAGGAAGTATCTCGTGGAGAAGCTCGGCGTCGACGCCTCGAAGATCTCCTCGGTCGGCTACGGGATGGACAAGCCGGTCGCGGACAACAAGACCCCCGAGGGACGGCAGCAGAACCGCCGGGTCGACGCGGTCTTCCGGTAG
- a CDS encoding deoxyhypusine synthase — translation MGKKSGYLAGARILPPHVGKRMRAADLVDRTFLAYNAGRLREGARLLAERMLRRDVTVGMSITGALTPAGLGVSCLVPLLSAGFVDWIVSTGANLYHDAHFGLGLPMHAGSPFLDDRALRDEGVVRIYDVLFSYDVLLDTDAFFRRVLDLPEFQAEMGTAEFHFRLGRYMAEREKALGLGEVSVLAAAWRYGVPVYTSSPGDSSIGMNVAAMRLGGRGVRFDVSLDVNETAAIVYGAKRNGGKSAVWILGGGSPKNFMLQTEPQIQEVLGLAEKGHDYFLQVTDARPDTGGLSGATPSEAVSWGKVDPDRLPDTVVCYIDSTVALPLLCAYAFDRAGNRPRRRLYDRRGELLSAMASAYRRTVGDAKVTQKRKVARRK, via the coding sequence ATGGGAAAGAAGTCGGGATATCTGGCGGGAGCGCGCATCCTTCCGCCCCACGTGGGGAAGAGGATGCGGGCCGCGGACCTGGTGGACCGGACGTTCCTCGCGTACAACGCGGGCAGGCTGCGGGAGGGGGCGCGGCTTCTGGCGGAGAGGATGCTGCGGCGGGACGTGACCGTGGGGATGTCGATCACGGGGGCGCTGACTCCCGCGGGTCTGGGCGTCTCCTGCCTCGTGCCGCTTCTGTCGGCGGGATTCGTCGACTGGATCGTGTCCACCGGCGCGAACCTGTACCACGACGCGCACTTCGGCCTCGGGCTCCCGATGCACGCCGGGTCGCCGTTCCTCGACGACCGTGCCTTGCGGGACGAAGGGGTCGTCCGGATCTACGATGTCCTCTTCTCGTACGATGTGCTCCTGGACACGGATGCGTTCTTCCGCCGGGTGCTCGACCTGCCCGAATTCCAGGCGGAGATGGGGACGGCCGAGTTCCACTTCCGTCTCGGGCGGTACATGGCGGAGCGGGAAAAAGCCCTCGGGCTCGGCGAGGTCAGCGTGCTGGCGGCCGCGTGGCGGTACGGGGTGCCGGTCTACACCTCCTCCCCCGGCGACTCGTCGATCGGAATGAACGTCGCCGCGATGCGCCTCGGCGGGCGCGGTGTCCGGTTCGACGTCTCCCTGGACGTGAACGAGACCGCGGCGATCGTCTACGGCGCCAAGCGGAACGGGGGCAAGAGCGCCGTCTGGATCCTGGGGGGCGGGTCGCCGAAGAACTTCATGCTGCAGACCGAGCCGCAGATCCAGGAGGTCCTCGGGCTGGCCGAGAAGGGACACGACTACTTCCTGCAGGTCACCGACGCCCGCCCCGACACGGGAGGGCTCTCCGGCGCGACGCCCTCGGAGGCGGTCTCGTGGGGGAAGGTCGACCCGGACCGGCTTCCGGACACGGTGGTGTGCTACATCGACTCCACCGTGGCGCTGCCGCTGCTGTGCGCCTACGCGTTCGACCGCGCCGGGAATCGACCGCGAAGGCGGCTGTACGACCGGCGGGGAGAGCTGCTCTCCGCGATGGCGTCGGCGTACCGGAGGACGGTGGGGGATGCGAAGGTAACGCAGAAGCGGAAGGTGGCGCGGAGGAAATAG
- a CDS encoding DUF2279 domain-containing protein codes for MRSRTCRYAALLVAMICVPAVCSAGDVTAAAEEPDPRSLRRRNTAVIGGIVLGVGGYGAMNWWNEGMTSSAWPRSEGWFGQGTYAGGSDKLGHAYITYGGTRLLARAFEGLGNEAADSLKLAGLTTFGVMTGVELVDSFSSKWRFSIEDTVFNAAGVALALAMEKYPSLDALVDFRLLYRRSGDARRLGTNDPLGDYSGQTYLLAFKLDGVPRLRDLPLARYLELQAGYGTRGYELNDGVKSDPHRRVSYGVAVNVSRLLGDTLFRGGLRGGRIQGAADTFLEFLQVPGTTALRHHRLP; via the coding sequence TTGCGGAGCAGAACCTGCCGGTACGCGGCGCTTCTCGTCGCGATGATCTGCGTTCCCGCCGTCTGTTCCGCCGGCGACGTCACCGCCGCCGCCGAGGAGCCCGATCCGCGTTCGCTGCGCCGGCGCAACACCGCCGTCATCGGCGGAATCGTTCTCGGGGTCGGCGGCTACGGCGCGATGAACTGGTGGAACGAAGGGATGACGTCCTCCGCCTGGCCCCGGAGCGAGGGGTGGTTCGGGCAGGGAACGTACGCGGGCGGCTCCGACAAGCTCGGCCACGCCTACATCACCTACGGGGGAACGAGGCTCCTCGCCCGCGCGTTCGAGGGGCTCGGGAACGAAGCGGCGGACTCCCTGAAACTGGCGGGCCTCACCACCTTCGGCGTGATGACGGGGGTGGAGCTCGTGGACAGCTTCTCCTCGAAATGGCGCTTCAGCATCGAGGATACGGTGTTCAACGCGGCGGGGGTGGCGCTGGCCCTCGCCATGGAGAAGTATCCCTCCCTCGACGCGCTGGTCGACTTCCGGCTCCTCTATCGCCGATCCGGCGACGCCCGCCGCCTGGGGACGAACGACCCTCTCGGCGACTACTCGGGGCAGACGTACCTCCTGGCGTTCAAGCTGGACGGCGTCCCCCGGCTCCGGGACCTCCCCCTGGCCCGATACCTGGAGCTCCAGGCCGGTTACGGGACCCGCGGATACGAACTGAACGACGGCGTGAAGTCGGATCCCCACCGGCGGGTGTCGTACGGCGTCGCCGTGAACGTGTCCCGCCTCCTGGGCGACACCCTCTTCCGGGGCGGTCTCCGGGGAGGGCGGATCCAGGGCGCCGCGGACACCTTCCTGGAGTTCCTCCAGGTCCCGGGGACGACCGCGTTGCGCCATCACCGGCTCCCTTGA
- the nifA gene encoding nif-specific transcriptional activator NifA: MTSHRSPEKAEIAAIHEVAKILTSTLNLERALGTALRTLQSFLDFDRAAIFRPDEATREIRMIVAAGYTAEQRERARYVWGEGIVGKTMKTGSPIAIPDVRKEPSFLDKTRAHGKADRPLSYLSVPIKIGEETLGVLSAERIGRTGTQALEGDARTLAVVGCLVGQALKLHKAIERLQEEFQRQRKEFEKTIRKTYRIENIVGQSKRMQEVFAAVTSVASSRATVLLRGESGTGKEMIARAIHQGGPRAERPFVAVNCAALPETLLESELFGHKRGAFTGAVDERKGRFEEASGGTIFLDEIGDIPLPTQVKLLRVLQERKFERLGENRSVPADVRIIAATNADLEKMVASGTFREDLYYRLNVIPIFLPPLRDRREDVLPLTEHFLERFNREHGKGVSFTKEALDLLLEYRWTGNVRELENLVERAVVMAKDPTVRAQDLPRAIRVSTGIQATGAYGQPSAPPVAASSAAEAYSPVPAPEGRSRADYLRELEREELRRALESAGWVIARAAKLLGWTPRQVAYKMKKGGLSSPWKR, translated from the coding sequence GTGACCAGCCACCGCTCCCCCGAGAAGGCGGAGATCGCGGCCATCCACGAGGTGGCCAAGATCCTGACCTCCACGTTGAACCTCGAACGCGCTCTGGGGACCGCCCTCCGGACTCTGCAGAGTTTCCTGGACTTCGACCGCGCCGCCATCTTCCGCCCCGACGAGGCCACCCGCGAGATCCGGATGATCGTCGCGGCCGGGTACACCGCGGAGCAGCGCGAACGGGCGAGGTACGTCTGGGGGGAGGGGATCGTCGGGAAGACGATGAAGACCGGCAGCCCCATCGCCATCCCCGACGTCCGCAAGGAGCCGTCGTTCCTCGACAAGACGCGCGCCCACGGGAAGGCGGACCGTCCTCTCTCGTACCTGTCCGTGCCCATCAAGATCGGCGAGGAAACGCTGGGCGTGCTATCCGCCGAGCGGATCGGGCGGACGGGCACCCAGGCGCTGGAGGGGGACGCGCGGACCCTGGCCGTCGTCGGCTGCCTCGTCGGCCAGGCGCTGAAGCTCCACAAGGCGATCGAACGGCTGCAGGAGGAGTTCCAGCGACAGCGGAAGGAGTTCGAGAAGACGATCCGGAAGACGTACCGGATCGAGAACATCGTCGGCCAGAGCAAGCGGATGCAGGAGGTGTTCGCCGCGGTGACCAGCGTCGCCTCTTCGCGTGCCACCGTGCTGCTGCGGGGGGAGAGCGGGACGGGGAAGGAGATGATCGCCCGGGCGATCCACCAGGGGGGGCCGCGCGCGGAGCGGCCCTTCGTCGCCGTGAACTGCGCCGCCCTGCCCGAGACGCTGTTGGAGTCCGAACTGTTCGGCCACAAGCGGGGGGCCTTCACCGGGGCGGTCGACGAGCGGAAGGGGAGGTTCGAGGAGGCGTCCGGCGGGACGATCTTCCTGGACGAGATCGGGGACATCCCGCTCCCCACCCAGGTGAAGCTGCTCCGGGTGCTGCAGGAGCGGAAATTCGAGCGGCTCGGAGAGAACCGGAGCGTGCCGGCGGACGTCCGCATCATCGCGGCGACGAACGCGGACCTGGAGAAGATGGTGGCGTCCGGTACGTTCCGGGAGGACCTGTACTACCGGCTGAACGTGATCCCCATCTTCCTTCCCCCGCTGCGGGACCGGCGGGAGGACGTCCTTCCGCTCACCGAGCATTTCCTCGAACGGTTCAACCGGGAGCACGGGAAGGGGGTTTCCTTCACCAAGGAGGCGCTCGACCTGCTCCTCGAATACCGGTGGACCGGGAACGTCCGGGAGCTCGAGAACCTCGTCGAGCGCGCGGTGGTGATGGCGAAGGACCCGACGGTCCGGGCGCAGGACCTCCCCCGCGCGATCCGGGTTTCCACCGGGATCCAGGCGACCGGGGCGTACGGACAGCCGTCCGCGCCGCCCGTGGCCGCCTCCTCCGCCGCCGAGGCCTATTCCCCCGTTCCGGCCCCCGAAGGGCGCTCCCGGGCCGATTACCTGAGGGAACTCGAGCGCGAGGAGCTGCGCCGCGCCCTGGAGAGCGCCGGATGGGTGATCGCGCGCGCGGCAAAGCTCCTCGGGTGGACGCCGCGCCAGGTGGCGTACAAGATGAAGAAAGGGGGCCTCTCCTCCCCCTGGAAGCGGTGA
- a CDS encoding ammonium transporter, with translation MKAHLRKWTALALCLAALLLGAGMALPAAAEEAKPADAAPAVGAAATAATPPAAAPPAFTREMADSIANQKIAMDTIWTMLAAFLVFFMNLGFALVESGFCRAKNTVNILFKNFVVFAVSSIAFLFLGFGVMFGDGNPIVGLSGLFLASGADNSPAMGDAYQGVYHALNWTGVPLWAKFFFQLVFAGTAATIVSGAVAERIKFKAFIIFTLFLVGVIYPIGGHLIWGGGWLASKGFLDFAGSTVVHSIGGWAALAGIIVLGPRMGKFGPGGKVNAIPGHSMTSAAIGVFVLWFGWFGFNPGSTMAADGLSIAHVATTTNVAAAAATLSSMILAWVLLGKPDLGMTLNGCLAGLVAITAPCAFVSVTSSLIIGIVAGILVVLAVFFFDRIRIDDPVGATAVHLANGVFGTIALGLFSDPTVCPAAAVAKKGLFLGGGIAQLGPQLLGVAVIAAAVFILSMVFWYVTKALSNGIRVSQEEEMEGLDYHEHGNSAYPNFQLVERR, from the coding sequence ATGAAAGCACATCTTCGGAAATGGACGGCGCTGGCCCTGTGCCTTGCCGCGCTCCTGCTGGGAGCGGGCATGGCCCTTCCCGCCGCCGCGGAGGAGGCGAAGCCCGCGGACGCCGCTCCGGCGGTCGGGGCGGCCGCGACTGCGGCGACGCCCCCGGCCGCGGCACCCCCGGCATTCACCAGGGAGATGGCGGACTCGATCGCCAACCAGAAGATCGCGATGGACACCATCTGGACGATGCTGGCGGCGTTCCTGGTCTTCTTCATGAACCTCGGCTTCGCCCTCGTGGAGTCCGGCTTCTGCCGGGCGAAAAACACCGTGAACATCCTCTTCAAGAACTTCGTGGTGTTCGCGGTCTCCTCGATCGCGTTCCTGTTTCTCGGCTTCGGGGTCATGTTCGGCGACGGGAACCCGATCGTCGGCCTCAGCGGCCTGTTCCTCGCCTCGGGGGCCGACAACAGCCCGGCCATGGGCGACGCCTACCAGGGCGTGTACCACGCGCTCAACTGGACGGGCGTTCCGCTCTGGGCGAAGTTCTTCTTCCAGCTCGTGTTCGCCGGTACCGCGGCGACGATCGTGTCGGGCGCGGTGGCCGAGCGGATCAAGTTCAAGGCGTTCATCATCTTCACCCTGTTCCTGGTGGGAGTGATCTACCCCATCGGCGGTCACCTGATCTGGGGAGGCGGATGGCTCGCGAGCAAGGGATTCCTCGACTTCGCGGGATCGACGGTGGTGCACTCCATCGGCGGCTGGGCGGCGCTGGCGGGGATCATCGTGCTCGGCCCCCGGATGGGGAAGTTCGGCCCGGGCGGCAAGGTGAACGCCATCCCCGGTCATAGCATGACCTCGGCCGCCATCGGCGTGTTCGTCCTCTGGTTCGGCTGGTTCGGTTTCAATCCCGGCTCCACGATGGCCGCGGACGGTCTCTCCATCGCCCATGTGGCCACCACCACGAACGTCGCCGCCGCGGCGGCGACGCTGAGTTCCATGATCCTCGCCTGGGTGCTCCTCGGGAAACCCGACCTGGGTATGACCTTGAACGGCTGTCTCGCGGGGCTCGTCGCGATCACCGCTCCCTGCGCCTTCGTGAGCGTCACCAGTTCCCTGATCATCGGCATCGTCGCCGGCATCCTGGTGGTCCTGGCGGTTTTCTTCTTCGACCGGATCCGGATCGACGACCCGGTGGGCGCCACCGCAGTCCACCTGGCCAACGGGGTGTTCGGGACCATCGCGCTGGGCCTCTTCTCGGATCCCACCGTCTGCCCGGCCGCCGCGGTGGCCAAGAAGGGCCTTTTCCTGGGCGGCGGCATCGCCCAGCTCGGGCCGCAGCTCCTCGGCGTAGCGGTGATCGCCGCCGCGGTGTTCATCCTGTCCATGGTGTTCTGGTACGTCACCAAGGCGCTCTCCAACGGGATCCGCGTGAGCCAGGAGGAGGAGATGGAAGGGCTGGACTACCACGAACACGGCAACTCGGCATATCCGAATTTCCAGCTGGTCGAGCGGAGGTAG
- a CDS encoding P-II family nitrogen regulator — MKKIEAIIKPFKLDEVKSALGEIGITGMTVLEVKGFGRQKGHSEVYRGAEYVVDFIPKVKIEVAVPADAVPAVVERILTAARTGKIGDGKIFVFDLEEVVRIRTGERGREAL; from the coding sequence ATGAAAAAAATCGAAGCGATCATCAAGCCGTTCAAGTTGGACGAGGTGAAAAGCGCCCTCGGGGAGATCGGGATCACCGGGATGACCGTCCTCGAGGTGAAGGGGTTCGGACGACAGAAGGGTCACTCGGAAGTGTACCGGGGCGCGGAGTACGTGGTGGACTTCATCCCGAAGGTCAAGATCGAGGTCGCCGTGCCCGCGGACGCGGTCCCCGCGGTCGTCGAGCGGATCCTGACCGCCGCCCGGACCGGCAAGATCGGGGACGGGAAGATCTTCGTCTTCGACCTGGAGGAGGTGGTCCGGATCCGGACCGGCGAACGCGGCCGGGAGGCGCTGTAG